The following is a genomic window from Nitrososphaerota archaeon.
CTGCACCGCGGCCTCGGCAGGTCCCAGCTTCGGGTGGCTCTCGAGTGCGAACCCCGCACGGTCCACCGTCACTTTGAGCTGTTGGAGGACATTCCCTTTCTCACTCTCGCTCATGGCGACCCCCTCTTACGTACCAGTCCGACATTCAGGACCGTGAGGTCGGTCGGGAGCACTACGTCCCTCCCGCTCAGTTCGTCCTTCACCACGAGGTTCCCATTGGCGCGCTCTATCGAGTCCTGGGGGAGCGCCTGCTGGGGGTACTGGTAGAACCTTACTCCCAGCTCGCCCGCCTTCTCGTACTCCTCCTCCCCGAAGCGGGTGAATGTCCTGATGTCTTTGTAGAGGACGTTGACCTCGTTCCCCTTCTCCTTCAGCCTGACCGCCTGGTTGATCATCGTCTGGCAGCAGAACCTAGAGCACCCATTCGCGTCGTTCCTTGACCCGACGCAGGAGATGATCGAGACCTTCTTCCCTGCGACTTTTTCCATCATCCCATCGAGCTCCAAGCTAGTCACCACGTCCGGGTTCTTTCCATATCCGAACTCGGTGGGCACATAGGGTTCCGCTCCGGTCGCGACCACTACCGCACCTGCGGTGAACTCTGTTCCGTCAGTAAGGCGGACGTCATAGCTCCCCACGAACCCTGATATCGTCTCGACGGTGGCCGCGGTGTGGATTTTCGCGCCGCTCTCCTTCAGCTCTCTGAGTAGAGGGGCGAGTAACTCCTTCGACTCCACCCTTAGTGGTGCCACTTCAGTGACCGAGTTGAGCAGTCCGCCGAGCGATTCCTGCTTCTCGACCAGGTGTGCCTCGAACCCCTGCTTTGCGAGGTTAGTCGCAGCGACTATGCCGGCTATCCCTCCTCCCACCACCAGCGCAGTCTGGGCGACCGGGAACTTCATTGTCTGGAGGGGCTTCATGTTCAGCGCCCTCAGCACGGACATCTTCACCATGTCCTTCGCCTTCTCCAAGGCACCCTCCCTGTCCTCCTTGTGTACCCAAGAGTCCATGTTCCTGATGTTGGCCATGTCCAAGAGGTATGGGTTCAAGCCTGCGCGGGTCAGCGCACCCTGGAAGGTGGCGTAGTGGGTCTTGGGAGTACAGGCAGCCACGACTATGCGGTTGATCTGCTTGTCCCTGATGACGGCGCTCATGTCGTTGAGGGTGCTCGCGCCGCAGGAGTACGTCTGGTCTTGGACGTGGACCACGTTGGGGAGCGTCTTTGCGAAGTCCAGGACGGACCTAATGTCGACCACCCCGGCGATGTTGGAGCCGCAGTGGCAGACGAAGACCCCGATTCTCGGGGGCCCCTCGGTGCTTATCTGAACTACTTCGGCGGGCTGGGGCCAGGACCGGTTCTTCACGTGGGTGAGGGCCTTCGCCACCGCCGCCCCTGCTTCAATCACGCTGTCAGGTATGTCCTTCGGGCCGGTGCTGCACCCCGCGAGGTAGATGCCAGGCCTCGTGCTCGAGTTGAAGCCCCCTTCCTTGTCAGCCGACGCGAAGAACCCATCTGGGCCGAGCCCGATCCCTATGGTGCGCGCAAGCTCGGGGGTCCCTCTGGCGGGTATGGCGGCCGTGGCGAGGACGACCATGTCGTAGTCTTGCTCAATCTTCTCCCCCCCGTCCTCGGTGTTCTCGAAGAAGACCTTGATTCTCTCTCCGTCAGGCGAGACCTTCGCGGGCCTGGTCCTAGTGAATCGCACCCCTGCCGCCCTGGTGCGGTCATAGAACTCGTCAAAGCCCTTCCCATAAGCCCTGATGTCCATGTAGGCCACATCGACTTCCTTGACGCCGTGGTCCTTGAGCTGGTACGCCTCCTTGATGCCATACATGCAGCAGATTCTCGAGCAGTAGGGGGCCAGTCTCTCGTCTCTGGATCCGGCACAGAGGACAAAGAGCACCCTCTCGGGGTGGTTCCCGTCCGACGGCCTGACGATCTCTCCCATACTCGGTCCCGACGCCTGAAGGATCCGCTCCAGCTCCATGGACGTCAGGATGTCCGGGTGCTTCCCATACCCGAACTCCCTGAGGAGCGTCGGGTCGAGCAGGTCGAACCCGGTGGCCACCACGACCGCGGCCACCTCCCTTTCGATGAGCGCGGGCGTCATGGTGAAGTCGATGGCGTTAGGCCCGCATGCGTCCGTGCACCTGCTGCAGGGGAGCAGGTTCGGAGGCTCGTTCAGGCAGTTCTTCTCATCGACCACGTAGGGTCCGGGGACTGACTGCTCGATAGGGGCATAGATCGCCTTCCTTGCCGCCATGCCGTAGTCGAACTCGTTCTTCACTATGACAGGGCAAGCCGTCACACATTCGCCGCACCTCGTGCACGCGTCTGTGACGTACCTTGCGTCCTGCTTGATGAGTACCTTGAACCTCCCCGCGTCGCCGTCGACCTGCTCTACCTCGGCCATGGCCAGTAGCTCGATGTTAGGGTTGAGCCCCACCTCGCTCATCTTCGGGGACTCGATGCAGATGGAGCAGTCAAGAGTCGGGAAGTTCTTGTCCAAGACCGACATCTTTCCCCCGACCGTGGGGCTCCTCTCCACCAGGGTGACCTTGGCTCCGGCGTTAGCGGCGTCTAGGGCCCCCTGGATGCCCGCAATGCCTCCCCCGATTATCAGAATCCTATCTTCAGACAAGGCTCTCGATGCTCCTCCCCTTCGCCTTGTTCGCGAGTTCGGCGCCGACGCTTAGCGCCTTAACGTTCAGCTCCGCGGCCCTGGGAAACCTCTCGGCAACTGCCGCCTTCAGTGACTCGAAAGACTGCGGGGACGCCAGCGCCGCCATGGCGCCGAGCATCACGATGTTCATCACCATCTTTTTCCCGAGGTTCTCCGCTGCCTCCCCCGCAGGAATCGGGAAGACCCGCCTGTCTCCCACCACCTTCGACAGGTCGACCAGCTTCTCCTCGGTTACGACGACCCCGCCAGGTTTCACCATTTTCAGGTTAAGGTCGAGACCTTCTTGGTACATCGTCACCAATGCGTCGAGTTTCGATACCAGCGGGTAGTCGATGGGCTCGTCTGAGACGACGATGTCTGCCCTGGACCAACCGCCGGTCACGTATGGGCTGTATCCTTCAGTCACGACGGCTTCCTTCCCTTCATGGAGGGCGGCTGCGCTGCCGAAGATGTGCCCTGCGGTGATTGCGCCCTGGCCTCCGAGTCCCGTGATCCTAGCTTCGAACTTCATTTCTTCGCAACCTCCTGGGGAGCGACCCTCGCCCTCAGATCCGCCAATGCCTCTTGGTAGGTGGTCCTCCTCCTGTCGACGAAGTTCCCCACAACTATGCTATCTTCAGGGCGCGCAGTCATGCCGATCTGGGAGAGGTCGGCTCGATGGTCGACCACAGCCTTGTCCCTGAAGTACTTCATCATGTCGAGAGGATCGGGGAACCCGTTGAACTCCCCGAAGGTAGGCGGACACGGCGAGATGACCTCCATGAAGGCGAACCCCTTCACCTCCATCATCCTTCTGATGGCGGCGGTGATTTGCCGGACATGCAGGGCGGTCCAGCGTGACACGAATGACGCCCCAGCCGCGGCGACGAGATAGGGGACGTTGAAAGGGGACTCGACGTTGCCGTAGGGCGACGTGTGGGTCTTCGCCCCGAACGGGGTGGTGCCGCCGTGCTGTCCGCCCGTCATCCCATAGTTGAAGTTGTTCACCATGATGACGTTCAGATCGACGTTGCGGCGCGCGGCGTGGATCAGGTGGTTCCCTCCGATGGCGCCCAGGTCCCCGTCCCCGGCGACCACGGTGATCTCCAGTTCTGGTCGGGCCACCGCCATCCCGGTCGCGAAGGCGACCGCCCTGCCATGGGTGGTGTGGTAGGAGTCGAGGTTCAGGTACCCTGAGACCCGCCCCGTGCACCCAATCCCCGATATCGAAATCTGTCTGTCACGCGGAATCGTCGACTTCTGGATGGCCCTGACGTAGGCCCCCACGACGATGCCGATGCCGCACCCAGGGCACCAGATGTTTGGGAGCCTCTCTGATCTGATTAGCTCGTCGTTGACGTGATGTTGTACCTTGATTTCAGAACCGCCCTGGCGCGTCTGTGGGGTAGTCACGAGGCGACCACCGCCTGCATGGCGTCGACTATAGCCCTGGGCTCAATCAGTGTCCCCGGCGCCCAGTTGGCCCCCACCACCGGGCAGCGGGAGTTCTCCCTTACCGGGTGCACCATTTGTCCCGCGTTGATTTCCGCGACGACTATCCCCGATACTTTCCTGCTGAGCTTCTCGACCACCTCGTCGGGAAAGGGCCAAGGGGTCTGCAGCCTCAGGAGCCCCGCCTTGATCCCCTTCGCTCTGGCGCTCTTTACGGCGGCCAGGGCCGAGCGAGCTGCGCTGCCGTATGACACCACCGCGACTTCGGCGTCATCGAGGAACTTCTCCTCCCATCGCCATATCTCGCGTGTGTGGTTCCTGATCTTCCCCGCCAGGTGCCTGGTCATCCTGTCGGACCAGTCGTGGTCAGTGGTCGGATACCCGAGCGAGTCGTGGGTCAGGCTGTCAAGGTTCCCGTGGACGCCGGTGCCCGCGATCGGCATCGGGTTGAAGTCCCTGGCATAATCGAAGAGGGGGTGTTCTTTGTCTAGTGCGGTTGGCAGTTCCACCTCCAGTCTGTGGACGACTTCGACCTCCTCGGCAGGAGGCACATGAAGGCGCTCCCACATTATCCCCACCACCTGGTCAGCCATGACGAACACAGGGGTTCGGAACCTCTCGGCGGTGTTGAACGCCTGTACCGTGAAATCGAAGAACTCCTGGACGGTGCTGGGGGCATAGGCTATGGTCTCCAAATCCCCATGGCTCCCCCACTTCGCCTGCATCATGTCTCCCTGCCCCACCAGGGTGGGAACACCGGTGCTAGGCCCGGCCCTCTGGACGTTCACCAAGACGATCGGAGCCTCCATGATGTATGCGAGCCCAATGTTCTCCTGCATCAGGCTGAACCCGGGCCCCGACGTCGCCGTCATCACCTTGGCGCCTGCGAACGAGGCCCCAACGAGGGCAGCCATGCTCGCGAGCTCGTCTTCCATCTCGATAGCGTTTCCGCCCACCTGAGGGAACCTGATGCTGGCCCTCTCGAAGATCTCAGATGACGGCGTAATCGGGTACCCCGCGTAGAACCTGCACCCAGCAAGTATCGCTCCTTCGACGCACGCGAAGTTCCCCATGGTGAAGTAGTCCCCGGGCTTCATCGCCCCCGTGCTGCTCACTGCAGCGGCACCTCCTTGGCGTAGATTGCGAACTCGGGGCAGACGGCCTGGCACATGCCGCAGTTCACGCAGTCGTTCTCCTTGCCGGCCTTCACCCTCGGATGCCGATACCCCGAGGCGTTAATCTCGTCCGACATCTCGAGCACCTCGTTCGGGCAGAAGGTCCAGCAGTAGTCGCACTCCTTGCACCTCTCGGGGATTATGTAGACTCGCGCGAGCGGCTTCGAAAA
Proteins encoded in this region:
- a CDS encoding CoB--CoM heterodisulfide reductase iron-sulfur subunit A family protein, with the protein product MSEDRILIIGGGIAGIQGALDAANAGAKVTLVERSPTVGGKMSVLDKNFPTLDCSICIESPKMSEVGLNPNIELLAMAEVEQVDGDAGRFKVLIKQDARYVTDACTRCGECVTACPVIVKNEFDYGMAARKAIYAPIEQSVPGPYVVDEKNCLNEPPNLLPCSRCTDACGPNAIDFTMTPALIEREVAAVVVATGFDLLDPTLLREFGYGKHPDILTSMELERILQASGPSMGEIVRPSDGNHPERVLFVLCAGSRDERLAPYCSRICCMYGIKEAYQLKDHGVKEVDVAYMDIRAYGKGFDEFYDRTRAAGVRFTRTRPAKVSPDGERIKVFFENTEDGGEKIEQDYDMVVLATAAIPARGTPELARTIGIGLGPDGFFASADKEGGFNSSTRPGIYLAGCSTGPKDIPDSVIEAGAAVAKALTHVKNRSWPQPAEVVQISTEGPPRIGVFVCHCGSNIAGVVDIRSVLDFAKTLPNVVHVQDQTYSCGASTLNDMSAVIRDKQINRIVVAACTPKTHYATFQGALTRAGLNPYLLDMANIRNMDSWVHKEDREGALEKAKDMVKMSVLRALNMKPLQTMKFPVAQTALVVGGGIAGIVAATNLAKQGFEAHLVEKQESLGGLLNSVTEVAPLRVESKELLAPLLRELKESGAKIHTAATVETISGFVGSYDVRLTDGTEFTAGAVVVATGAEPYVPTEFGYGKNPDVVTSLELDGMMEKVAGKKVSIISCVGSRNDANGCSRFCCQTMINQAVRLKEKGNEVNVLYKDIRTFTRFGEEEYEKAGELGVRFYQYPQQALPQDSIERANGNLVVKDELSGRDVVLPTDLTVLNVGLVRKRGSP
- a CDS encoding 2-oxoacid:acceptor oxidoreductase family protein, whose amino-acid sequence is MKFEARITGLGGQGAITAGHIFGSAAALHEGKEAVVTEGYSPYVTGGWSRADIVVSDEPIDYPLVSKLDALVTMYQEGLDLNLKMVKPGGVVVTEEKLVDLSKVVGDRRVFPIPAGEAAENLGKKMVMNIVMLGAMAALASPQSFESLKAAVAERFPRAAELNVKALSVGAELANKAKGRSIESLV
- a CDS encoding 2-oxoacid:ferredoxin oxidoreductase subunit beta, giving the protein MTTPQTRQGGSEIKVQHHVNDELIRSERLPNIWCPGCGIGIVVGAYVRAIQKSTIPRDRQISISGIGCTGRVSGYLNLDSYHTTHGRAVAFATGMAVARPELEITVVAGDGDLGAIGGNHLIHAARRNVDLNVIMVNNFNYGMTGGQHGGTTPFGAKTHTSPYGNVESPFNVPYLVAAAGASFVSRWTALHVRQITAAIRRMMEVKGFAFMEVISPCPPTFGEFNGFPDPLDMMKYFRDKAVVDHRADLSQIGMTARPEDSIVVGNFVDRRRTTYQEALADLRARVAPQEVAKK
- a CDS encoding 2-oxoacid:acceptor oxidoreductase subunit alpha, whose amino-acid sequence is MKPGDYFTMGNFACVEGAILAGCRFYAGYPITPSSEIFERASIRFPQVGGNAIEMEDELASMAALVGASFAGAKVMTATSGPGFSLMQENIGLAYIMEAPIVLVNVQRAGPSTGVPTLVGQGDMMQAKWGSHGDLETIAYAPSTVQEFFDFTVQAFNTAERFRTPVFVMADQVVGIMWERLHVPPAEEVEVVHRLEVELPTALDKEHPLFDYARDFNPMPIAGTGVHGNLDSLTHDSLGYPTTDHDWSDRMTRHLAGKIRNHTREIWRWEEKFLDDAEVAVVSYGSAARSALAAVKSARAKGIKAGLLRLQTPWPFPDEVVEKLSRKVSGIVVAEINAGQMVHPVRENSRCPVVGANWAPGTLIEPRAIVDAMQAVVAS
- a CDS encoding 4Fe-4S binding protein translates to MTREPINASKFSKPLARVYIIPERCKECDYCWTFCPNEVLEMSDEINASGYRHPRVKAGKENDCVNCGMCQAVCPEFAIYAKEVPLQ